The Onthophagus taurus isolate NC unplaced genomic scaffold, IU_Otau_3.0 ScKx7SY_14, whole genome shotgun sequence genome includes a region encoding these proteins:
- the LOC139432289 gene encoding uncharacterized protein: MLHLIGNSHARASDNTDGMTDPLVAVLPRNNDSTNVVESSLPSLPLYCSGNFDGLSRTMQDFTTDPPLYEQIMNELRSQPGNDNGAIVTTSPTLSSYGLTRISMEIREEGTYQEVVVPPEPATNQADVVQPLPDIVHTDVTSQAPAENQVLAAPSVPATEDVSQPSDRICVSPVFSSGPIRYTSRRIKKRVNLLSRGCVKQTTRPNPSPASQDSCRLLRNALAKPPRNTRRVPTLATVTRPATVVTSPPEVTIDIRDSPPTITTIPPQNVVFPPPLPIPTIPQRQNLPAVNTAHPDPWVDAFLHSTTNLASNLLSQEDFFILGLKPQLQTKVTTLEHHKRHFVNALNAVNQNPTVCFAASSNILNMYNTKINLYKSLLRLLPDNG; encoded by the coding sequence ATGCTTCACTTAATTGGTAACAGCCACGCTCGTGCAAGCGATAATACCGATGGTATGACCGACCCACTGGTTGCCGTGCTGCCACGCAATAACGACAGTACGAATGTTGTTGAGTCAAGCCTACCGTCGTTACCATTATATTGCAGCGGCAACTTTGACGGTTTGAGTCGTACCATGCAGGATTTCACTACAGACCCACCACTGTACGAGCAAATAATGAATGAGCTCCGGTCACAGCCAGGGAACGACAATGGTGCGATTGTTACCACCAGTCCAACCTTGTCGTCCTACGGCTTAACTCGCATCAGTATGGAGATACGAGAAGAAGGAACATATCAGGAAGTTGTTGTGCCACCTGAACCTGCTACCAATCAGGCCGACGTGGTACAACCACTTCCAGATATTGTACATACGGATGTCACAAGTCAAGCACCTGCTGAAAACCAGGTGCTTGCGGCACCGTCTGTACCAGCGACGGAAGACGTATCCCAACCCTCCGATAGGATATGTGTTTCGCCTGTCTTCTCGAGTGGACCCATACGGTACACATCCCGCCGTATAAAAAAACGCGTCAACTTGTTGTCAAGGGGTTGCGTGAAACAAACTACCCGCCCAAACCCTTCTCCTGCTTCACAAGACTCCTGTAGATTGCTGCGCAACGCATTAGCCAAACCTCCCCGTAACACACGAAGAGTACCTACACTCGCTACAGTAACCAGACCTGCAACGGTGGTTACATCTCCACCAGAGGTGACCATCGACATCCGTGACAGCCCGCCAACTATCACAACTATCCCACCACAAAATGTGGTGTTCCCACCACCTTTACCTATCCCTACTATCCCGCAGAGGCAAAATCTTCCAGCTGTAAATACCGCACATCCCGACCCATGGGTTGATGCGTTTCTGCATTCAACAACCAACTTGGCAAGCAATCTTTTGTCCCAAGAGGATTTTTTCATCTTGGGCTTGAAACCTCAATTGCAAACCAAAGTGACGACTTTGGAACATCATAAGCGCCACTTCGTGAACGCGTTGAATGCAGTAAACCAGAATCCCACCGTCTGCTTTGCTGCTTCTTCAAACATCCTTAACATGTACAACACCAAAATTAACCTGTATAAGTCCCTTCTCAGGCTGCTGCCTGACAACGGTtaa
- the LOC139432307 gene encoding uncharacterized protein, translating to MESLNVTEKIKVDNSIVSYEYHSHQPFGSTSFGNNDEIRIGIPEIDNYTLPHESFLYVEGSVRKLDASGKATKDASATAKLINNPVAFMFSDIRYLINGVQIDGVRNVGLTSCMKGYFSYTPHDIIKLANAGWNMGEDLLGQVVPTSPVTDAIMDKNGNFGLSVPLKTLIGFAEDFKTIVMNVRQELVLIRNNDDNDVLVNTVEEPLQLKIDKVVWRMPHLAVGLREQLALTKIAGRNIDLQIPFRSWEVHEYPSLPQTTKHSWAVKTAPQLETPRFIIIGFQTKKKGKQLANMATFDNVKLTNLTVFLNGERYPYDNLNVDFDSNRVAVLYDMYTRFQKSYYGKEGEPLLTPKQFIENYPLIGIDCTYQAEALHKSGVEIRIEFTTKNPIPDGTTAYCLVLHDKAFQYSPLTKIVKQMT from the coding sequence ATGGAGTCCTTAAACGTCACggagaaaataaaagtagataaCTCGATTGTAAGTTACGAATATCATTCCCATCAACCGTTTGGTTCTACTAGCTTCGGTAACAATGATGAAATTCGTATAGGCATACCCGAAATAGACAATTACACATTGCCTcatgaaagttttttgtatgTGGAAGGGAGCGTACGTAAACTGGATGCGAGTGGTAAAGCAACAAAAGATGCTAGTGCAACtgcaaaattgataaataatcctGTAGCGTTTATGTTCAGTGATATTCGCTATCTTATAAATGGTGTTCAAATAGATGGAGTGAGAAACGTGGGGTTAACATCATGTATGAAAGGATACTTTTCGTATACCCCTCACGATATAATAAAGTTGGCGAACGCAGGTTGGAACATGGGCGAGGATCTGCTAGGTCAAGTGGTCCCAACATCCCCTGTAACGGATGCAATAAtggataaaaatggaaattttggaTTGAGTGTACCGCTAAAGACATTAATAGGGTTTGctgaagattttaaaacaattgtgATGAATGTGAGACAAGAGCTAGTGTTAATTCgtaataatgatgataatgatgTGCTTGTGAATACGGTAGAAGAACCGTTAcagttaaaaatcgataaagttgTGTGGAGAATGCCCCATCTAGCCGTAGGCTTACGAGAACAATTAGCTCTAACAAAAATAGCAGGACGAAATATTGATCTGCAAATACCTTTTCGCAGTTGGGAAGTACATGAATATCCTTCTTTACCTCAAACAACAAAGCATTCATGGGCTGTGAAAACAGCTCCGCAGTTGGAAACACctagatttataataattgggtttcaaacaaagaagaaaggaaaacAGTTGGCGAACATGGCAACCTTTGATAATGTAAAACTCACCAATTTGACGGTATTCCTAAACGGTGAACGCTACCCATACGATAATCTGAACGTGGACTTTGATAGTAATCGTGTCGCAGTGTTATATGACATGTATACACGCTTTCAAAAGTCCTACTATGGGAAGGAAGGAGAACCATTACTCACTccgaaacaatttattgaaaattatccactgATTGGAATTGATTGTACATATCAAGCAGAAGCGCTACACAAAAGTGGGGTAGAAATACGGATAGAATTTACGACAAAAAATCCGATTCCTGATGGTACCACAGCATACTGTTTAGTTTTACATGATAAGGCGTTTCAATATTCTCCACtaacaaaaatcgtcaaacAAATGACTTGA